The DNA segment TTGAGAGCCCGACCAACCCGACGCTGGAACTGGTCGACATCGCTGCGGTGGCGCAGGTGTCGAAGGCGGCCGGGGCGTGCCTCGTCGTCGACAACGTGTTCGCCACGCCGATGCTGCAGAGCCCGCTCGCCCTTGGCGCGGATGTGGTGGTCTATTCGGCGACCAAGCATATTGACGGGCAGGGCCGATGCCTCGCCGGTGCGGTGCTGTGTTCGCAGAAGTTCCTCGACGACCACCTGCAGACCTTCCTGCGCCAGACCGGCCCCTCCGTCTCTCCCTTCAACGCCTGGGTGATGCTGAAGGGGCTGGAGACGCTGCCGCTGCGCATCGAGCGCTCGCAGTCCAGCGCGGCGACACTGGCCGACCGGCTGGCCGGGCAGGCGCTGATCACCAAGATGATCTACCCCTACCGCGCCGACCACCCGCAGCACGAGCTGGCCAGGCGCCAGATGAAGGGCGGCGGCACGCTGGTGACCTTCGAGGTCGAGGGCGGCAAGGCGGCGGCCTTCCGCTTCCTCAATGCGCTGAAGGTGGTGCGGATCTCCAACAATCTGGGCGACGCCAAGAGCCTGGTCACCCATCCGGCGACGACCACGCATCAGCGCTTCAGCCCCGAGGCGCGGGCGGAGATGGGCATTTCCGACGGTATGGTGCGGCTCTCGGTCGGGCTGGAGCATGTCGATGACCTGACCGACGATCTCGTGCGTGCCCTCGCGGCGGTGTGAGGCGGCGGGATCACGGGCGAAACAGCCTCGTGATCCCGACCCGGCTTGCCCTTGCGGCGCAAAAGTCTTTCACTGCGGCGCAACGCAAACAGAAGGGGCGGCGCATGTACCGGGCCACCACACGGAGCGTCCAGGTCACGGTGACGCCGCGCTTCTCACCCGAGCGCTCGGACCCCGAACGCAGCCAGTTCTTCTGGGCCTACACGGTCGAGATCGTGAATCTGGGCATCGATACGGTGCAGCTCAGGTCGCGGCACTGGATCATTACCGATGCGCTCGGCCGGGTGCAGGAAGTGCGCGGGGCCGGCGTGGTCGGTGAGCAGCCGGTGCTGCCGCCAGGCGGGCATTTCGAGTATACCAGCGGCGTTCCGCTGCAGACCGCCACCGGCATCATGGAAGGCAGCTACAATCTCATGACCCAGAGCGGCGAGGCGTTCGATGCCGAGGTGCCGGCCTTCTCGCTCGATCTTCCGGGCGCGGCGCGCACGCTGAACTGATGATGCGCACAGCCATGCGGCTCCTCGTCAGCGCCGCGGCCCCGCGGCGGCTTCCTGCGCCCGGGCGAAGCGGCTATGGTGGGCGCGGCCTTTCCGCCGCCGAGCCTTCTGTCGCGATACACGGTCCCAGCATCTCGTGATCGACTTTCGCCCGATCGCCGCCATCCTCGGCGTGTTGCTCGCCATCCTTGGCACGACCATGATGATCCCCGCCCTGGTGGACGTGGTCACAGGGCAGGGCGACTATATCGTCTATGCCGCGTCGGCGGTGATCACGGCCTTTGTCGGGCTGTCGCTCTGGCTGGCCGGGCGCACCAGCGAGGTTGAAAAGCTCGACCTGCGCCAGGCCTTTGTGCTGACCACGGCGAGCTGGGGGCTGCTCTCCGCCTTCGCCGCCATTCCCTT comes from the Ancylobacter pratisalsi genome and includes:
- a CDS encoding O-succinylhomoserine sulfhydrylase gives rise to the protein MTTPDKLTPADIAALRPDTRLVHGGILRSPFGETSETLYLTQGYVYDSAEQAEARFKGDDPGFIYTRYSNPTAAMFEARLALLEGAEVARATASGMAAVTAALLCQLKAGDHVVAARALFGSCRYVIEELLPRFGVAATLVDGTDISAWKAAVRPETKVLFLESPTNPTLELVDIAAVAQVSKAAGACLVVDNVFATPMLQSPLALGADVVVYSATKHIDGQGRCLAGAVLCSQKFLDDHLQTFLRQTGPSVSPFNAWVMLKGLETLPLRIERSQSSAATLADRLAGQALITKMIYPYRADHPQHELARRQMKGGGTLVTFEVEGGKAAAFRFLNALKVVRISNNLGDAKSLVTHPATTTHQRFSPEARAEMGISDGMVRLSVGLEHVDDLTDDLVRALAAV
- the apaG gene encoding Co2+/Mg2+ efflux protein ApaG — its product is MYRATTRSVQVTVTPRFSPERSDPERSQFFWAYTVEIVNLGIDTVQLRSRHWIITDALGRVQEVRGAGVVGEQPVLPPGGHFEYTSGVPLQTATGIMEGSYNLMTQSGEAFDAEVPAFSLDLPGAARTLN